The Deltaproteobacteria bacterium DNA segment ACAAAGCTGAACTAAAATCGGCCATAAAGGAAGTGAAAACCCTTACGGACAAACCGTTTATGGTCAATGTGACCATATTGCCTTCGATCGGAATCCACCCCGATAGATTTAAGGACTATTTTGAAGCTATTACCGAAGAGGGCGTTCCGGCCTTGGAAATAAGTGGAATGCCTTTGAATCGTTTTGAAGATGGCAAGTATTTTACTCTTCTAAAAAAAATGGGCGTTAAGATTTTCCAGAAGGTCGGCTCGGTCAGACATGGAAAATCAGCCCAAAAGGCCGGCTATGACGGAGTCATCGCCGCCGGTGTCGAAGAGGGTGGACATCCGTTGAATGAAAATGTGGCCACTACCGTCTTAACGCCCAGAATGGTTGAAGAACTGGAAGTCCCGGTGATAACGGCCGGCGGCATGGCCGACGGAAGAGGGCTGGCCGCCGCTTTGTGTCTGGGGGCGGATGGGATTCTGATGGGAACACGTT contains these protein-coding regions:
- a CDS encoding nitronate monooxygenase, producing KAELKSAIKEVKTLTDKPFMVNVTILPSIGIHPDRFKDYFEAITEEGVPALEISGMPLNRFEDGKYFTLLKKMGVKIFQKVGSVRHGKSAQKAGYDGVIAAGVEEGGHPLNENVATTVLTPRMVEELEVPVITAGGMADGRGLAAALCLGADGILMGTRFINTLECKVHENIYEEFINRHENETVLYGNTFGLQGRALLNDSIREVLRLEAEGKGIEEILPHLSGSFGDDIWQKGKTGKGLIPVGQTIGLIHDVVSCRKLLDRMVKEAEDCLQQNLKKFRS